Proteins encoded by one window of Lathyrus oleraceus cultivar Zhongwan6 chromosome 1, CAAS_Psat_ZW6_1.0, whole genome shotgun sequence:
- the LOC127115281 gene encoding low affinity sulfate transporter 3 has translation MENICSQDSRQRQRERRTQNARHRRQRMSVEQRQEELARRRSNYRQNNDKGKQVQTCDLSDMRTMMPFQDFTNVNFASRFYQRAHDNEAGPSTTYARRVPSMDQNFTFPIFQQNDNHETRPFIRNIDDNDCESHSQNINSPFETHETQTVFDQESRHNIARNFRNTVMTIKSLLPTSSECRRCNAKLFHRDSQDMCCKGGKVTISQVPAPDELLQLFLDSSTEGRHFRQHIRSYNHVMSFTSLGVHVDESLVATGRDTSIVPPLIYAVMGSSRDIAIGPVAVVSMLLSSLVTKVKDPVANPHAYRDFVFTVTFFTGNFQVGFGIFRLGFLVDFLSHAALVGFMAGTTIIIGLQQLKGLLGITHFTIKTDAVSVLVSVYKSLHQQITSSEEKWSPMNFVLGCSFLIFLLVTRFIGRRNKKLFWLPAIAPLLSVILSTLIVYLSKADKQGVNVIKHVKGGLNQSSVHQLQFHGQNVGQAAKIRLVCAVIALTEAMAVGRSFASIKGYQLDGNREMLSMGIMNVAGSLTSCYVATGSFSRTAVNFSAGCQTAVLNIVMAVTVILFLQLFARLLYYTPMAILASIILSALPGLIDLNEARYIWKVDKLDFLACIGAFFGVLFASVEIGLLVAVTISFTKILIQSIQPGVEILGRVLRTEAFCDVTQYPMAISTPGIVVIRISSGSLCFANANFVKERILKWVVEEDEIQEIAKGNVRAIIMDMTNLMNVDTSGILALEELHKRLLSRGVELAMVNPRWLVIHKLKLAHFVDKIGKEWVFLTVGEAVDACLSSKIATA, from the exons ATGGAAAATATTTGTAGTCAAGATTCAAGACAACGTCAAAGAGAAAGACGGACACAAAATGCAAGACATCGAAGACAGCGGATGAGTGTTGAGCAAAGACAAGAAGAATTGGCTAGAAGGCGTTCGAATTATAGACAAAATAATGACAAAGGaaaacaagttcaaacatgtGATCTTTCTGATATGAGAACCATGATGCCATTTCAAGACTTCACAAATGTCAATTTTGCTTCTCGGTTTTATCAACGAGCACATGACAATGAAGCTGGACCGAGTACCACATATGCCCGTCGCGTTCCATCCATGG ATCAAAATTTTACATTCCCGATTTTCCAACAAAATGATAACCACGAAACAAGACCATTTATAAGAAATATTGATGACAATGATTGTG AATCACATTCGCAAAATATTAATTCACCTTTTGAAACTCACGAAACACAAACAGTTTTTGATCAAG AATCAAGACATAACATTGCTAGAAATTTTCGAAATACTGTTATGACAATAAAATCCCTACTTCCTACTTCGAGTGAGTGTAGACGATGCAATGCAAAATTGTTTCATAGAGATTCTCAAGATATGTGTTGCAAAGGTGGAAAGGTGACAATTTCACAAGTGCCTGCTCCTGACGAGTTGTTACAGTTATTTTTAGACAGTTCTACTGAAGGCAGACATTTTAGACAACATATTAGAAGTTACAACCATGTAATGTCGTTTACTTCACTAGGTGTTCATGTCGACGAAAGTTTGGTTGCAACTGGTCGTG ATACAAGTATTGTTCCTCCTCTTATTTATGCTGTAATGGGAAGCTCAAGAGACATTGCAATTGGACCTGTAGCTGTAGTGTCTATGCTGTTATCTTCCTTGGTCACAAAAGTCAAAGATCCTGTTGCTAATCCTCATGCCTATAGAGATTTTGTCTTCACTGTCACCTTCTTTACCGGAAATTTTCAAGTCGGGTTCGGTATTTTCAG GTTGGGGTTTCTTGTGGATTTTCTTTCACATGCTGCACTAGTTGGATTCATGGCCGGAACGACAATCATTATCGGACTTCAACAGCTCAAGGGTCTTCTGGGAATTACTCATTTCACCATAAAAACTGATGCAGTATCAGTGTTGGTTTCTGTTTATAAGTCATTACATCAGCAAATCACTTCTTCTGAAGAAAAA TGGAGTCCTATGAATTTCGTCCTCGGGTGTTCTTTCTTGATTTTCCTTCTAGTCACTCGCTTCATC GGAAGAAGAAACAAAAAACTTTTCTGGTTGCCTGCGATTGCTCCTCTTCTATCGGTTATTCTATCGACTTTAATTGTGTATTTATCGAAAGCTGATAAACAAGGAGTTAATGTGATAAAACATGTCAAAGGAGGATTGAATCAGAGTTCAGTTCATCAGTTACAATTCCATGGTCAAAATGTCGGGCAAGCGGCCAAAATCAGATTAGTCTGTGCGGTTATCGCGCTAACT GAAGCGATGGCTGTTGGTCGATCTTTCGCTTCGATTAAGGGATACCAACTTGATGGGAATAGAGAAATGTTATCAATGGGAATCATGAACGTTGCAGGATCTTTAACTTCATGCTATGTCGCAACCG GTTCTTTTTCAAGGACAGCGGTTAATTTCAGCGCAGGATGTCAAACAGCGGTATTGAATATTGTGATGGCAGTTACTGTGATTTTGTTCCTGCAATTATTTGCAAGGCTTTTATACTACACACCTATGGCTATCCTTGCTTCTATCATCCTTTCCGCGCTTCCTGGACTAATTGATTTAAATGAGGCTCGCTATATCTGGAAGGTTGACAAGTTAGACTTTCTTGCATGCATTGGTGCCTTCTTCGGCGTCTTGTTTGCATCTGTAGAGATCGGTCTTCTTGTAGCC GTGACAATCTCGTTTACGAAGATACTAATACAATCGATTCAACCGGGAGTAGAAATTCTAGGACGAGTTCTAAGAACGGAAGCCTTTTGTGATGTTACTCAATATCCGATGGCCATAAGCACACCAGGCATTGTAGTGATTCGCATAAGTTCCGGCTCACTCTGCTTCGCGAATGCGAATTTTGTCAAAGAAAG AATACTCAAGTGGGTCGTGGAAGAAGACGAGATTCAAGAAATTGCTAAAGGAAATGTTCGAGCCATAATTATGGACATGACTA ACCTGATGAACGTTGATACTTCCGGAATTCTAGCACTCGAGGAATTGCATAAGCGGCTGCTTTCACGTGGCGTAGAA CTAGCTATGGTGAATCCAAGGTGGCTGGTAATTCACAAGCTGAAGCTTGCTCACTTTGTGGACAAAATTGGGAAAGAGTGGGTTTTTCTGACGGTTGGAGAGGCCGTCGACGCGTGTCTGTCTTCTAAAATTGCTACTGCTTAA
- the LOC127083471 gene encoding basic form of pathogenesis-related protein 1-like, whose amino-acid sequence MGSFSILCILSLILIVSCSNITNAQDSPADYLKPHNAARSAIEGFNIPNLVWDNKIAAFAQNYANQRKDCKVIPSGGNGGHYGENLAISNGYISGAEAVKLWVDEQPHFDHYHNKCIDGECLHYTQVIWNDSLRVGCGKVKCDNGGTFITCNYYPPGNIPGQEPF is encoded by the coding sequence ATGGGTTCATTTTCTATATTGTGTATTTTAAGTTTGATACTCATTGTGAGTTGTAGTAACATTACAAACGCCCAAGACTCACCAGCCGATTATCTGAAACCGCACAATGCAGCAAGATCAGCTATTGAAGGTTTTAACATTCCAAATCTTGTTTGGGACAACAAAATTGCAGCTTTTGCACAAAACTATGCTAATCAACGCAAGGATTGTAAAGTGATTCCCTCGGGTGGTAATGGTGGACACTATGGTGAGAATCTTGCCATTAGCAATGGCTACATAAGTGGTGCGGAAGCAGTGAAATTGTGGGTGGATGAACAACCTCACTTTGATCATTATCATAACAAATGCATCGATGGTGAATGTCTTCATTATACTCAGGTGATTTGGAATGATTCATTACGTGTTGGATGTGGCAAAGTAAAATGTGATAATGGAGGCACATTTATTACTTGCAATTATTATCCTCCTGGCAACATTCCAGGCCAAGAACCATTCTAA